The Anabaena sp. PCC 7108 region TTGAAGTGGGAGGGAATGGGGAGTTGGGTTGGGTTAGTCATAAGTGTATTAAAATTTGCGAACAGATAGGTTTGAGTAGCGGAAAACCATAGTAACCAATGTAAAGAAAAGTAACCTGATACTTGATAATTTTAATTCTGTCAGGTATTCTGATGAAACCCAATAAGTATATTTTAATGCTTTTGCTGTGTTAACGCCACTAATTGACCAGTATGAAAAAGAACTTCATCTTTTAGAAGAATCTACTGAACTATCAGAAGAAGCAATTTTGCAAGTTTTCCTGGTGCGCGATCGCATTCAGAAATTATTAAGTGACAAAACAGATGTTTCAGCCGACATCCTATTGGATTTGTTTAAATTGGATAGTCGCTTAAAAAAACAAGCAAATAGAATTAACCAAAAAGCACAATTAGTCACATGGCGGAGTAGTTTAGAAATACCTGTCAATTATTGGTGGTGGTTTTTAAAACCAGAAAGTCATCGTTTTGATAAAAATGATTGGTTATGGAACTCTTTAACTATTGCTTCCTTGACTGCATCATTGAGTTTAGTAGTAGATATTTCTACAAGATTTCTAGGTGGTGGAGTAGGATTTGGTAGTGCTTTAGGAACAATTTTTCCTAGTGTTTTAACTTTATTTACAGCAGGAGGAGTATTAACAGCAACCGGAAAAATAGTCATTGAAAAATTGTTATCTAAAATGCTAATTCCGGCATATTTTTTAGCAGAAGCTAAATTGGTAATTTCATTATTACTAGTAGGATTTTTAGTAGCAATTAAAGTTGGATTACCTTCCATAGCTGAAAATTGGTACATTCAACCAGCATATCAAGATTATAAAAATGATGATTGGGATAGCGCCATCTCTAAATACGAAAAAGCTATTAGTCTTGATCCAGATAATGCTCAAGCGCATAATCAATTAGGATTTATTTATGAACAATTACAGGACTTAGAAAAAGCGAGAAGTGAATATAAATTAGCAGTACAGGGAAAAATATTAATAGCATATAATCGGTTAGCTAGGCTATATTTATTAGAAAAAAAGCCAAATGAGGCTATTTCTCTTCTTTACATATTGGAATCATTAATAGAGAAAACAAAAAATGATAAAAACTCAGACAAGAGTTTATTACAATATCAATTTTATAAAAATCTTGGTTGGACAAGATTTCAGCAAGGAAATACTGAAGATGATAAAAAAATGATCCGTAGTGCCAAAAGGCGTTATCAAGAAGCAAAAACATCACTAAACAATGCAATTTCAAATTCAGGTTTACCAGAAAATGAACAAGAAGGTACTGCTGATTGTTTGATGGCTCAAGTTTTAGAAAAATTAAAGGAGACAGAAACATCTAAGAAATATTGGAATTTGTGCCTAGATGCTAATAAACGTCTACCGGAAGTAGATGGATGGAAATTTATAGCTCGTGAACGTTTAACAACAAACAAAGGAGAAAAATAATGCCTCAGATTAAAGTTACTCAAGATACTGTACAATTCCAAGAAAAACTTGATAGTCCTTGGAACCCTCTAACAAAAGGTACTATTCGGACAATTGTTAAGGGAAATAGAATTCAAAAAACAGATGACTCTGGTAGAATTGCAGTTGATTGTGGCGGAGGTTTCCAAGTATTTAATAATCTATCTACTGTAAATGAACCATTTGCTTTATCTGATTTATGCTCTGCTCCGGTTCCCCAATCATCAGAGAATAATGAGATTCCTTTTATTTATATTCCACGTAAGACTTCCCTGCTCTCAAATCAACCAATTATACGCTGGAATAAGGTTACTGATGCCACAACTTACACTATTGAATTAATTGACAAAGACGCAAATAAAATCTGGACACAAGATGTCGATAGTAGTGATGTTTGTCAAGGGGGTATTTGTAAAATTGATTATTCAGGCACTCCTTTAGAAACCAATCAAATTCACAACTTAATCATTACTACAGATACTGGACGCTCTACCGAGGAAAGTGTTGTCCCAAATACGGGTTTTCAAGTCATAGTTGCTGCTAGAGCATTAGAAATCAATCAGAAAATAAATGACATTAAAAATCTAGGATTATCAAATACAGAACAGGGATTAAAAATATCTGAAATCTATGAACAAAATAATTTAATTGCCGAGGCAATTTTGATTTTAGAAAACTTAAGCGACGTTGATAAAACTTCTGATGTTTATTGTCAGCTTGGTGAATTTTATTACTATTATCTTGATTTACCAATAAAAGGTGCAGAACTATTACAAACGGCGATAAATAAAGCAACAGACATAAAGCAAGCAGCAGTAGCACAAATAGAACTAGCCGAACTGAAAATCATTTTTGGTAAAAAAGATGAAGCTAAAGCTTTATTAGAGGAATCTCTCAATAAATATACAACATTGGGAGCAGTAGAGCATCAAGATCACATTGATTACATAAATCAAAAACTTAAACAATTATTACCATAAATTGTTTCAAATATAAAAATTACTTTGTCTTGTTTATTAATTTCTATAAATTTAGAAATAATAAGCAAGATAGAGTTTTTATACATAGTAAATTGAATTATGAAAAATACTGAAAATCAAGTAGAATTAGCAAAAATCTTAGTAGAATCAGCAGAAAAATGGGCAGCACAGTCGAAAATTTCTAGAGCAATTAAAGAATACAAGAAAGCTATTGATATTGTAGAATCAATAAACTTTATTTTTCAAGGAATAGAGGATGTAGAAAAAGAGTTTTATCAAACCTGGGCTATTTTTTATGAAAAACTAATCATATTACTTTGGCATAAAAAATGTTATAGAGAAGCATTTAATTATATTGAAAGAAGAAAAGCTAGAATTTTAATTGATAGACTTGCCAACAATCTTGACAAATTAGAATTTGCTAACAATTCTAATAGTAAGCATTTTAATCAAGAAGAATTAAAGAATAAATTATTTCAGTTAAAAAGTAATGGTAATGAACAGAAAAGTTCCTTGCTAAAACAAGAGTGCCAAAAATTATTAAATGACATAGAAAGAAAAGAGCCAGAAATAGCTTCCTTGTTTAAAGTTAAAACTATTTGTACTATCCGTCTTCAACAATATTTAGATAATCAAATTACTTTATTAGAATATTTTGTTACTAAAAACTTTACTTTGGCTTTTGTAATTACTCGGTATAAATTTCGAGTATTTAAGTTGAGTATTACTAAGGAAGAAATCGCTGAAAAAATAAGGGCTTTTAGATTTTCAAACACAAATATTAATCATCCTGAAGAATTACAACAACTTTATGAGTGGTTAATTCAACCTATAAAATCTCAATTGAAGACAAATAAACTAATTATTGTTCCCCATAATATTCTGCATCATTTACCATTTGCAGCCTTGACTGACGGTGATGAATATTTAGTTGAAAAGTACACTTTAGTTAATCTTCCTAGTGCTAATGTTTTGCGGTTCTTGCCTAAGAAACGTGTTTCCAGAGATAAACTTACGCTTTTTGCACTGGGAAATCCTCAAAATACCTCAGCACCTTCAGGACTCAAAGACTTACCATCTGCAAAGGATGAGGTGGAAAAAATTTCTACATTTTATAAAGAAAGTACCTGTTATGTTGAGAAAAATGCCACTGAAAGTAAATTTTGGGAAGAATCTCCTAAAACGTCTATTCTACACATTTCTGCTCATGGAGAATTTCAACCAACTAAACCTTTAGAAAGTTGTATTTATTTAGCTAAAGATGAAGAATATTCTGAAATTTATCAAGATGGGAAATTACAAGTTTATGAAATCTATAAATTGGATTTAAGTCATACAGATTTAGTAGTTTTGAGTGCTTGTCAAACTTATATTGGTAACACATATAAAGTTGGAAATGGAGACGAAGTAATTGGGCTAAATTGGGCGTTTATTTATGCAGGTAGTCCTACGGTAGTTGCCAGCCTATGGAATGTACCCAGTAACACAACTTCTAAATTAATGGTAGCTTTTCATGAAAACTTACATCAAGGAATGAGTAAAGCAGAAGCATTCCAAAAAGCTCAAATACAAGTATTGAAGAGCGAAAACTCAGAAAAGTTACACCCTTATAATTGGGCGGGTTTTAT contains the following coding sequences:
- a CDS encoding tetratricopeptide repeat protein produces the protein MLTPLIDQYEKELHLLEESTELSEEAILQVFLVRDRIQKLLSDKTDVSADILLDLFKLDSRLKKQANRINQKAQLVTWRSSLEIPVNYWWWFLKPESHRFDKNDWLWNSLTIASLTASLSLVVDISTRFLGGGVGFGSALGTIFPSVLTLFTAGGVLTATGKIVIEKLLSKMLIPAYFLAEAKLVISLLLVGFLVAIKVGLPSIAENWYIQPAYQDYKNDDWDSAISKYEKAISLDPDNAQAHNQLGFIYEQLQDLEKARSEYKLAVQGKILIAYNRLARLYLLEKKPNEAISLLYILESLIEKTKNDKNSDKSLLQYQFYKNLGWTRFQQGNTEDDKKMIRSAKRRYQEAKTSLNNAISNSGLPENEQEGTADCLMAQVLEKLKETETSKKYWNLCLDANKRLPEVDGWKFIARERLTTNKGEK
- a CDS encoding lipopolysaccharide assembly protein LapB, whose translation is MPQIKVTQDTVQFQEKLDSPWNPLTKGTIRTIVKGNRIQKTDDSGRIAVDCGGGFQVFNNLSTVNEPFALSDLCSAPVPQSSENNEIPFIYIPRKTSLLSNQPIIRWNKVTDATTYTIELIDKDANKIWTQDVDSSDVCQGGICKIDYSGTPLETNQIHNLIITTDTGRSTEESVVPNTGFQVIVAARALEINQKINDIKNLGLSNTEQGLKISEIYEQNNLIAEAILILENLSDVDKTSDVYCQLGEFYYYYLDLPIKGAELLQTAINKATDIKQAAVAQIELAELKIIFGKKDEAKALLEESLNKYTTLGAVEHQDHIDYINQKLKQLLP
- a CDS encoding CHAT domain-containing protein, whose translation is MKNTENQVELAKILVESAEKWAAQSKISRAIKEYKKAIDIVESINFIFQGIEDVEKEFYQTWAIFYEKLIILLWHKKCYREAFNYIERRKARILIDRLANNLDKLEFANNSNSKHFNQEELKNKLFQLKSNGNEQKSSLLKQECQKLLNDIERKEPEIASLFKVKTICTIRLQQYLDNQITLLEYFVTKNFTLAFVITRYKFRVFKLSITKEEIAEKIRAFRFSNTNINHPEELQQLYEWLIQPIKSQLKTNKLIIVPHNILHHLPFAALTDGDEYLVEKYTLVNLPSANVLRFLPKKRVSRDKLTLFALGNPQNTSAPSGLKDLPSAKDEVEKISTFYKESTCYVEKNATESKFWEESPKTSILHISAHGEFQPTKPLESCIYLAKDEEYSEIYQDGKLQVYEIYKLDLSHTDLVVLSACQTYIGNTYKVGNGDEVIGLNWAFIYAGSPTVVASLWNVPSNTTSKLMVAFHENLHQGMSKAEAFQKAQIQVLKSENSEKLHPYNWAGFILTGDG